One Peterkaempfera bronchialis DNA window includes the following coding sequences:
- a CDS encoding NADH-quinone oxidoreductase subunit NuoF family protein, protein MTTPVVDDVPEVLRIGPARLTAGLDSAVRLDYTAHQLTHGPLPRYDLDGLIALAERIKLKGKGGAGFPFARKLQAVLKTVERQRIAPAVVVNATEGEPGSAKDRMLLARAPHVILDGASLVADALGAASLAIGVDEGSPGVTSMPPAVAERRWDIPVRVVCQPERFTSGEGGSLVRGVNGLPAIPPSRKIRTSDGGNGGVDGRPTLLSNAETFSQLGIAARLGPDAYTVIGTKAEPGTVLLTINRPDAKRPLIVETPAGTLLGDVLDAAGVSPGQGVLVGGYHGMFLDADAAVKAPCSRAGMSAAGGSFGAGIVIPIPEDTCPLGEAARIADWLAVQSAGQCGPCRMGLPNLARVLTDLANGGGGTRALEEARRIAGGVIGQGACSHPDGSSRFILSALTAFTDDLANHSLRGGCGRRVRGVMPLSPWGPGQDQDHLNGPTLVVDWQRCRAHGLCAALAPELFSLDAHGFPVVSNAPIPVWLENDAQRAVNQCPALALRFNRPR, encoded by the coding sequence ATGACCACCCCCGTCGTGGACGACGTTCCGGAGGTCCTCCGGATCGGCCCCGCCCGCCTCACCGCCGGGCTGGACTCCGCCGTCCGACTCGACTACACCGCGCACCAGCTGACCCACGGCCCGCTGCCCCGCTACGACCTGGACGGGCTGATCGCCCTGGCCGAGCGGATCAAGCTCAAGGGCAAGGGCGGCGCCGGCTTCCCCTTCGCCCGCAAGCTCCAGGCGGTCCTGAAGACCGTGGAGCGGCAGCGCATCGCCCCCGCCGTGGTGGTCAACGCGACCGAGGGCGAGCCCGGCAGCGCCAAGGACCGGATGCTGCTGGCCCGCGCCCCGCACGTGATCCTGGACGGGGCGAGCCTGGTCGCCGACGCGCTGGGCGCCGCCTCGCTGGCCATCGGCGTGGACGAGGGCAGCCCCGGCGTCACCTCCATGCCGCCCGCCGTGGCCGAACGCCGCTGGGACATCCCGGTCCGGGTGGTCTGCCAGCCCGAGCGGTTCACCTCCGGCGAGGGCGGCTCCCTGGTACGCGGGGTCAACGGCCTGCCCGCCATCCCGCCCAGCCGCAAGATCCGCACCTCGGACGGCGGCAACGGCGGCGTCGACGGCCGCCCCACCCTGCTCTCCAACGCGGAGACCTTCTCCCAACTCGGCATCGCCGCCCGGCTGGGGCCCGACGCCTACACGGTGATCGGCACCAAGGCCGAGCCCGGCACCGTACTGCTCACCATCAACCGCCCGGACGCCAAGCGGCCGCTGATCGTGGAGACCCCGGCCGGCACCCTGCTCGGCGACGTCCTGGACGCCGCCGGGGTCTCCCCCGGCCAGGGCGTGCTGGTCGGCGGCTACCACGGCATGTTCCTGGACGCCGACGCCGCCGTGAAGGCGCCCTGCTCCCGGGCCGGAATGTCGGCGGCGGGCGGCTCCTTCGGCGCCGGCATCGTCATCCCCATCCCGGAGGACACCTGCCCCCTGGGGGAGGCCGCCCGGATCGCCGACTGGCTGGCCGTGCAGTCCGCCGGGCAGTGCGGCCCCTGCCGGATGGGCCTGCCCAACCTGGCCCGGGTCCTCACCGACCTCGCCAACGGCGGCGGCGGCACCCGCGCCCTGGAGGAGGCCCGCCGGATCGCCGGCGGGGTGATCGGCCAGGGTGCCTGCTCCCACCCGGACGGGTCCTCCCGCTTCATCCTCTCCGCGCTCACCGCCTTCACCGACGACCTGGCCAACCACAGCCTGCGCGGCGGCTGCGGCCGACGGGTGCGCGGTGTGATGCCGCTCTCCCCCTGGGGCCCCGGCCAGGACCAGGACCACCTCAACGGCCCCACCCTCGTGGTCGACTGGCAACGCTGCCGGGCCCACGGCCTCTGCGCGGCCCTGGCCCCCGAACTCTTCAGCCTGGACGCCCACGGCTTCCCCGTGGTCTCCAACGCCCCGATCCCGGTCTGGCTGGAGAACGACGCCCAGCGAGCCGTCAACCAGTGCCCAGCCCTCGCCCTCCGCTTCAACCGCCCCCGCTGA
- a CDS encoding fructosamine kinase family protein: MPIPSLLLDRLRRAGLSDAVSVTPAEGGVAALAGIATRREGPPVFVKAFRETPADGLFAAEAEGLRALRELGGAATPEVVYAGRDVLVLSVLEARPAREDFWERLAHTLARLHTTTVHDRFGWSRDNWLGRYRQDNTWDTDGHAFFARSRLLRWLPEPRVRAALDERDRRALERLCERLPELLPSRPACLTHGDLWAHNILATRDGQPALIDPAVSYMWAEVDLAHLWSSPHPPEAKRFFARYAELTGLDDDWPARMPIIQLRQHLAVIAQYEHDWGAADQVRATLRPFRS, encoded by the coding sequence ATGCCCATCCCCTCCCTGCTTCTGGACCGGCTGCGCCGGGCCGGGCTGAGCGATGCGGTGTCGGTGACCCCGGCCGAGGGGGGAGTGGCTGCCCTCGCGGGTATCGCGACGCGCCGCGAGGGTCCGCCGGTGTTTGTGAAGGCCTTCCGGGAGACCCCTGCTGACGGCCTGTTCGCAGCGGAGGCCGAAGGGCTTCGGGCGTTGCGCGAGCTGGGCGGGGCCGCCACCCCGGAGGTGGTGTACGCGGGCCGGGATGTGCTGGTGCTGTCCGTTCTGGAGGCGCGTCCGGCCCGGGAGGACTTCTGGGAGCGGCTCGCCCACACTCTCGCGCGGCTGCACACCACCACCGTGCACGACCGCTTCGGCTGGTCCCGCGACAACTGGCTGGGGCGCTACCGGCAGGACAACACCTGGGACACCGACGGTCATGCCTTCTTCGCCCGCAGCCGCCTGCTCCGCTGGCTGCCGGAGCCCCGGGTACGGGCGGCGCTGGACGAAAGGGACCGGCGGGCGCTGGAGCGGCTGTGCGAGCGGCTGCCCGAACTGCTGCCTTCCCGGCCGGCCTGCCTGACCCACGGTGACCTGTGGGCGCACAACATCCTCGCGACCCGGGACGGGCAGCCCGCTCTGATCGACCCGGCCGTCTCCTATATGTGGGCCGAAGTGGATCTGGCCCATCTGTGGAGTTCGCCGCACCCGCCCGAAGCGAAGCGGTTCTTCGCGCGGTACGCGGAGCTGACCGGGCTCGACGACGACTGGCCTGCCAGGATGCCGATCATCCAGTTGCGGCAGCACTTGGCCGTCATCGCCCAGTACGAGCACGACTGGGGTGCGGCGGACCAGGTCCGTGCCACGCTCAGGCCGTTCCGTTCGTAG
- a CDS encoding class I SAM-dependent methyltransferase has translation MVGTAHQNAGVEGVEGGVGLTALLVAAARAIETHRRDSLARDVYAEHFVLAAPASAGWPVRMQQVPDGDADPLWGRFARYFGLRTRVLDDFLLRSVHAGARQVVLLGAGLDARAFRLDWPAGCVVFEIDREGVLAFKHKVLDGLSATPKAARVPIPIDLRADWVQALTDAGFDPAAPSVWLAEGLLFYLPNAAETYLIDMVDQLSTGGSALAFEVKLEKDLLEYRDSPIYTSTKNRIGIDLLTLFDGEPRPDSAGDLAGKGWSTSVHTPFDFTRRHGRGPLPEQNDALAGNRWVFANKPRP, from the coding sequence ATGGTCGGCACAGCGCATCAGAACGCCGGTGTGGAAGGCGTGGAAGGGGGTGTCGGCCTGACCGCTCTCCTGGTCGCCGCGGCACGGGCGATCGAGACCCACCGCCGCGACAGCCTGGCCCGGGACGTCTACGCAGAGCACTTTGTGCTCGCCGCACCGGCGTCCGCAGGCTGGCCGGTCCGCATGCAGCAGGTGCCGGACGGGGACGCGGACCCGCTCTGGGGGCGCTTTGCGCGCTACTTCGGTCTGCGGACGAGGGTCCTTGACGACTTCCTTCTCCGGTCGGTGCACGCCGGTGCCCGCCAAGTGGTCCTGCTCGGGGCGGGGTTGGATGCGCGGGCGTTCCGACTCGATTGGCCTGCCGGCTGCGTGGTCTTCGAGATCGACAGGGAAGGCGTGCTGGCGTTCAAGCACAAGGTGCTCGACGGGCTGTCGGCCACCCCGAAGGCGGCGCGCGTACCGATCCCGATCGATCTGCGCGCCGACTGGGTCCAGGCGTTGACCGACGCCGGCTTCGACCCGGCCGCACCGAGCGTCTGGCTGGCCGAGGGGTTGCTGTTCTATCTGCCCAACGCCGCCGAGACCTACCTCATCGACATGGTGGACCAGTTGAGCACCGGGGGAAGTGCTCTCGCATTCGAGGTCAAGCTCGAAAAGGACCTGCTGGAATACCGCGACAGCCCGATCTACACCTCGACGAAAAACCGGATCGGCATCGACCTGCTCACCCTGTTCGACGGAGAGCCGCGGCCCGACTCCGCAGGTGATCTGGCGGGCAAGGGCTGGTCCACCTCGGTCCACACCCCGTTCGACTTCACCCGTCGGCACGGACGCGGCCCGCTGCCCGAGCAGAACGACGCTCTGGCGGGCAACCGGTGGGTGTTCGCGAACAAGCCCCGGCCGTAA
- a CDS encoding NAD(P)-dependent alcohol dehydrogenase produces MRFGAAVLRSYENRFAVEEVILDAGPADGELLVRIAGCGMCRTDLAVRRSAGRSPLPAVLGHEGAGVVVETGGPDTGLSVGDHVVLSFDSCGHCRNCMGAAPAYCDSFASLNLFGGRKENAARFTDAAGGELAPRWFGQSSFAEYAVVAARNAVRVDPALPVELLGPLGCGFLTGAGAVMNSFGVGPGDTIAVFGAGAVGLAAVMAATAAGAVTVAVDRHPERLALAERFGAIPLYAASGDLPDRIQRLTDGGAQYALDTTGSAQLINDALRALRPTGHLGLVARLHTALPLEPGALDRGRRISHICEGDAVPGLLIPRLTGLWQAGRFPFDQLIRTYPLADINEAERDCDAGRVVKPVLVP; encoded by the coding sequence ATGAGGTTCGGCGCGGCGGTACTGCGCTCGTACGAGAACCGATTCGCCGTCGAGGAGGTGATCCTGGACGCGGGGCCGGCCGATGGCGAGCTCCTGGTCAGGATCGCGGGCTGTGGGATGTGCCGGACCGATCTCGCGGTCCGGCGTTCGGCGGGCCGCTCACCGCTGCCGGCGGTGCTCGGCCACGAGGGGGCCGGGGTGGTGGTGGAGACGGGCGGCCCGGACACCGGCCTGAGCGTCGGCGACCATGTCGTGCTGAGCTTCGACTCCTGCGGACACTGCCGGAACTGCATGGGTGCGGCCCCGGCCTACTGTGACTCCTTCGCCTCGCTCAACCTCTTCGGCGGGCGCAAGGAGAACGCGGCGCGGTTCACCGACGCAGCCGGGGGCGAACTGGCCCCCCGGTGGTTCGGCCAGTCGTCGTTCGCCGAGTACGCGGTGGTCGCGGCCCGCAATGCCGTCCGGGTCGATCCCGCGCTGCCCGTCGAACTGCTCGGACCGCTCGGCTGCGGCTTCCTCACCGGCGCCGGAGCGGTCATGAACTCCTTCGGCGTCGGCCCCGGCGACACCATCGCGGTCTTCGGCGCGGGGGCGGTGGGCCTGGCCGCGGTGATGGCGGCCACCGCCGCCGGGGCGGTGACCGTGGCCGTCGACCGGCACCCCGAACGGCTGGCCCTCGCCGAGCGGTTCGGTGCGATCCCGCTGTACGCCGCATCGGGCGACCTGCCCGACCGCATCCAGCGACTGACCGATGGTGGCGCGCAGTACGCGCTGGACACCACGGGCTCCGCCCAGCTGATCAACGACGCGCTCCGGGCCCTGCGCCCGACCGGCCACCTCGGCCTGGTGGCGCGGCTCCACACCGCGCTGCCGCTCGAACCGGGGGCGCTGGACCGGGGCCGAAGGATCTCCCATATCTGCGAAGGGGACGCGGTGCCGGGACTGCTGATTCCCCGGCTGACCGGACTGTGGCAGGCCGGGCGGTTCCCCTTCGACCAGCTGATCCGTACGTATCCGCTCGCCGACATCAACGAGGCCGAACGCGACTGTGACGCGGGCCGGGTGGTCAAACCCGTCCTGGTTCCGTAG
- a CDS encoding aldehyde dehydrogenase family protein — protein sequence MPTRQPRRAAGTCGDRFAVLDPATGEVFDEAPDQQPDELDAVVDRSHGAWRSWRADPAARTTALLAAADAVEAAGVDLAPLLTREQGKPLAESYAEVARTAARLRYFAELDPRPQPITDGRPVRSEVRWRPLGPVAAIVPWNFPLQLASAKFAPALAAGNTMVLKPSPFTPLATRLLGSVISAALPEDVLTVVTGREPLGARLASHPGMRHVTFTGSIPTGRAVAEGAAASLARVTLELGGNDAAILLEDVDVERIADRLFWAAFRNCGQVCMAVKRVYAPARLYSQVVEALAQRAKAAVVGPGIDPGSQLGPVNNAPQLARVERYTAQALADGARAVAGGHRLDRPGYFFAPTILAEVPPDSPVVTEEQFGPVLPVLPYRSLDEAIEAANDTDFGLGGSVWGTDLDRAEAVADRLECGTVWINHHAELSLAQPFAGIKESGVGVAGGPWGLYGNLRPFVVHRPEEARP from the coding sequence ATGCCGACACGTCAGCCCCGTCGCGCGGCCGGGACCTGCGGCGACCGCTTCGCCGTCCTCGACCCGGCAACGGGTGAGGTCTTCGACGAGGCTCCCGACCAGCAACCGGACGAGTTGGACGCCGTCGTCGACCGGTCCCACGGGGCATGGCGAAGCTGGCGGGCCGACCCCGCCGCCCGCACCACCGCGCTGCTTGCGGCGGCCGACGCCGTGGAGGCGGCCGGGGTCGACCTCGCTCCGCTGCTCACCCGTGAACAGGGCAAACCTCTGGCGGAGTCGTATGCGGAGGTCGCCCGTACGGCGGCCCGCCTGCGCTACTTCGCCGAGCTGGACCCCCGGCCCCAGCCGATCACCGACGGTCGGCCGGTACGCAGCGAGGTCCGCTGGCGCCCGCTGGGGCCCGTCGCCGCGATCGTTCCGTGGAACTTTCCCCTCCAGCTCGCGTCGGCGAAGTTCGCTCCCGCGCTCGCCGCAGGCAACACGATGGTGCTCAAGCCCTCTCCGTTCACACCCCTCGCCACACGGCTGCTGGGGTCCGTCATCTCCGCCGCCCTCCCCGAGGACGTACTGACGGTCGTCACCGGTCGCGAACCCCTCGGCGCCCGCCTCGCGTCCCATCCGGGGATGCGCCATGTGACCTTCACCGGTTCGATTCCCACCGGACGGGCCGTCGCGGAGGGCGCGGCGGCCTCGCTCGCTCGGGTCACCCTGGAGCTGGGCGGTAACGACGCCGCCATCCTGCTGGAGGACGTCGATGTGGAGCGGATCGCCGACCGGCTCTTCTGGGCGGCGTTCCGCAACTGCGGGCAGGTCTGCATGGCGGTCAAGCGCGTCTACGCTCCGGCCCGGCTCTACTCCCAGGTGGTCGAGGCCCTTGCGCAGCGCGCGAAGGCCGCGGTCGTCGGACCCGGGATCGACCCGGGCTCGCAGCTGGGGCCGGTCAACAACGCCCCCCAACTGGCCCGGGTCGAGCGCTACACGGCCCAGGCCCTGGCGGACGGCGCCCGAGCCGTGGCCGGTGGCCACCGGCTGGACCGACCGGGCTACTTCTTCGCCCCGACGATCCTGGCCGAGGTCCCGCCCGACAGCCCGGTGGTGACGGAGGAGCAATTCGGTCCGGTCCTGCCGGTGCTGCCGTACCGGAGCCTTGACGAAGCCATCGAGGCGGCCAATGACACCGACTTCGGGCTGGGCGGCTCGGTATGGGGGACCGACCTCGACCGGGCCGAGGCGGTGGCCGACCGGCTGGAGTGCGGAACGGTGTGGATCAACCACCATGCCGAACTGTCCCTCGCCCAGCCCTTCGCGGGCATCAAGGAGAGCGGTGTCGGCGTCGCGGGCGGGCCGTGGGGGCTCTACGGGAACCTCAGGCCGTTCGTGGTGCATCGTCCGGAGGAGGCGCGACCATGA
- a CDS encoding (5-formylfuran-3-yl)methyl phosphate synthase, producing the protein MLLLISPDSVEEALDCAKAAEHLDIVDVKKPDEGSLGANFPWVIREIREAVPADKPVSATVGDVPYKPGTVAQAALGAAVSGATYIKVGLYGCTTPEQAVDVMRGVVRAVKDYRPDAFVVASGYADAHRIGCVNPLALPDIALRSGADAAMLDTAIKDGTRLFDHVPPDVCAEFVRLAHEAELLAALAGSVKAGDLGELTRIGTDIVGVRGAVCEGGDRNAGRIQPHLVAAFRAEMDRHAREYEAAVTAVS; encoded by the coding sequence TTGTTGCTTCTCATCTCCCCCGACAGCGTCGAGGAGGCCCTCGACTGCGCGAAGGCGGCGGAGCACCTTGACATCGTCGATGTCAAGAAGCCCGACGAGGGCTCGCTCGGCGCGAACTTCCCGTGGGTCATCAGGGAGATCCGCGAAGCGGTCCCGGCGGACAAGCCGGTGTCCGCCACGGTGGGGGACGTACCGTACAAGCCCGGCACGGTGGCCCAGGCGGCGCTCGGTGCAGCTGTCTCCGGGGCCACGTACATCAAGGTCGGCCTCTATGGATGCACGACGCCCGAACAGGCCGTCGATGTCATGCGAGGGGTCGTCCGGGCAGTGAAGGACTACCGGCCGGACGCGTTTGTCGTCGCCTCGGGCTACGCCGACGCCCACCGGATCGGCTGCGTCAACCCGCTGGCACTGCCCGACATCGCCCTCCGCTCCGGCGCCGACGCGGCCATGCTCGACACCGCGATCAAGGACGGGACACGGCTGTTCGACCACGTTCCGCCGGACGTCTGCGCGGAGTTCGTCCGGCTGGCCCACGAGGCCGAGCTGCTCGCTGCCCTCGCGGGCAGCGTCAAGGCGGGAGACCTCGGCGAGCTGACCCGCATCGGCACGGACATCGTGGGGGTGCGCGGGGCGGTCTGCGAGGGGGGCGACCGCAACGCCGGGAGGATTCAGCCGCACCTGGTGGCCGCCTTCCGGGCGGAGATGGACCGGCATGCCCGAGAATACGAAGCCGCCGTCACCGCCGTGAGTTGA
- a CDS encoding HAD family hydrolase yields the protein MSTDNAASGQGRSDRHLVLWDVDHTLVRIGGGVSRAIYAQAFESVTGRPLNALADMSGRTERAITVDTLRLNGIDEPEVRFAAFYSALATAAEQQADRIREFGIVLPGAREALDSCAAHNIVQSAATGNIRPIAMTKLTTLAVGADLDFSVGGYGDDGSDRADLVRQARKRAAEKYGHDFAGTRTVVVGDTPHDVRGARDADALAVAVASGNSTAEELRQAGADIVLTSLRDFPVHCGEALGW from the coding sequence ATGTCCACGGACAACGCCGCCTCTGGCCAAGGTCGTTCGGATCGACATCTCGTCCTCTGGGATGTGGACCACACACTCGTGAGGATCGGTGGCGGGGTGAGCCGCGCCATCTACGCCCAGGCATTCGAGAGCGTGACCGGTCGCCCGCTGAATGCGCTGGCCGACATGTCCGGTCGGACCGAGCGGGCGATCACGGTGGACACACTGCGCCTCAACGGCATCGATGAGCCGGAAGTGCGCTTTGCCGCCTTCTACTCCGCACTGGCGACAGCCGCCGAACAGCAGGCGGACCGGATACGGGAGTTCGGCATCGTCCTGCCCGGCGCCCGTGAAGCGTTGGACTCCTGTGCAGCCCACAACATCGTCCAGTCCGCAGCCACCGGCAACATCCGCCCCATTGCCATGACCAAGCTCACCACCCTGGCGGTGGGTGCAGACCTCGACTTCTCCGTTGGCGGCTACGGAGATGACGGCAGCGACCGGGCCGACCTGGTCCGCCAAGCACGCAAGCGGGCTGCGGAGAAGTACGGTCACGACTTCGCCGGCACCCGGACCGTCGTCGTCGGCGACACACCCCACGACGTTCGCGGCGCCCGGGATGCCGATGCACTGGCCGTGGCGGTCGCCAGCGGCAACAGCACCGCCGAGGAGCTGCGCCAAGCCGGCGCAGACATCGTGCTGACCAGCCTCCGGGACTTCCCCGTCCACTGCGGCGAAGCGCTCGGCTGGTGA
- a CDS encoding class IV adenylate cyclase — protein sequence MSTEVEYEAKILDVDPEKIRAALAEAGAEHHGDRLQRRYVYDIPGKAGTWVRLRDTGTAVTLCVKEISDPEAIDGVRETETTVGDFDATNAILGKLGYQPKAYQENRRSSWSLLGAAIEIDHWPLIPPYLEVEGSSGEHVHETVHAIGLLVEDLTSENTTLVYRRYGIDIASMPRLTFADLGSSGIAEEARDDPSPAGPAAGRTPAGGVHPLPSPWCRARPAQALSHPE from the coding sequence ATGAGCACCGAAGTCGAGTACGAGGCGAAGATCCTTGACGTCGACCCCGAGAAGATCCGCGCCGCGCTGGCGGAGGCGGGCGCCGAGCACCACGGGGACCGGCTCCAGCGCCGCTATGTCTACGACATCCCCGGCAAGGCCGGGACGTGGGTCCGCCTGCGGGACACCGGCACCGCCGTGACCCTGTGCGTCAAGGAGATCTCGGACCCCGAAGCCATCGACGGTGTGAGGGAGACCGAGACCACCGTCGGCGACTTCGACGCCACCAACGCCATTCTCGGCAAGCTCGGATACCAGCCCAAGGCGTACCAGGAGAACCGCCGATCGTCCTGGTCGCTGCTCGGAGCGGCCATCGAGATCGACCACTGGCCGCTCATCCCCCCGTACCTGGAGGTCGAGGGGAGCAGCGGCGAACACGTTCACGAGACCGTCCACGCGATCGGGTTGCTGGTGGAGGACCTCACCAGTGAGAACACCACGCTCGTCTACCGCCGGTACGGCATCGACATCGCGTCGATGCCCCGGCTCACGTTCGCCGACCTGGGCAGCAGCGGCATCGCGGAGGAGGCCCGGGATGACCCCTCTCCCGCAGGACCGGCGGCCGGTCGCACTCCGGCGGGCGGGGTCCACCCGCTGCCCTCGCCGTGGTGCCGGGCTCGGCCAGCCCAGGCTCTCAGTCACCCTGAGTAA
- a CDS encoding histidine phosphatase family protein, which produces MNGARRGPRVVFWRHGQTSWNLEGRFQGSTDIPLTETGRAQARRAARQLAALQPDAIIASDLGRATETAAELAAVTGLPVTRHQALRETYAGVWQGLTNTEIQQKYGDDYAAWRRGEPVRRGGGELETEVADRAVPVILEAVERLPGDGTLVVVSHGGAIRTSLGRLLGLEPFHWESLGGLSNCCWSVLGRGGRGWRLLEHNAGTLPEPVIGDDT; this is translated from the coding sequence CTGAACGGCGCGAGGCGCGGCCCGCGCGTCGTCTTCTGGCGGCACGGGCAGACCTCGTGGAACCTCGAAGGCCGCTTCCAGGGCTCCACCGACATCCCGCTGACGGAGACCGGCCGTGCCCAGGCGCGCCGGGCCGCCCGGCAGCTCGCGGCGCTGCAACCGGATGCGATCATCGCCTCCGACCTGGGGCGGGCCACCGAAACGGCGGCCGAACTGGCCGCCGTCACGGGCCTGCCCGTCACCCGCCACCAGGCCCTGCGGGAGACCTACGCCGGGGTGTGGCAGGGGCTGACCAACACCGAGATCCAGCAGAAGTACGGCGACGACTACGCGGCCTGGAGGCGTGGCGAGCCGGTCCGGCGGGGCGGCGGGGAGCTGGAGACCGAGGTGGCCGACCGGGCCGTCCCGGTGATCCTGGAGGCCGTGGAGCGGCTCCCGGGCGACGGCACCCTGGTGGTGGTCAGCCACGGCGGTGCGATCCGCACCAGCCTGGGCCGGCTGCTGGGCCTGGAGCCGTTCCACTGGGAGTCCCTGGGCGGCCTCTCCAACTGCTGCTGGTCCGTCCTGGGCCGGGGCGGACGCGGCTGGCGGCTGCTGGAGCACAACGCCGGGACCCTGCCCGAGCCGGTCATCGGCGACGACACCTGA
- the rsfS gene encoding ribosome silencing factor, which translates to MTATDRAVELITTAAQAAADKLAHDVIAYDVSEVLAITDAFLLASAPNDRQVKAISDEIEERLLKERGAKPVRREGEREGRWILLDYIDIVVHVQHSEERSFYALERLWKDCPELKLPEDAVATRNRPEARTDAAGNAVEATEATEAGNAAKAVEVADGSLS; encoded by the coding sequence GTGACCGCTACCGACCGGGCCGTAGAGCTCATCACCACCGCCGCGCAGGCAGCGGCCGACAAGCTCGCCCACGACGTCATCGCGTACGACGTCAGCGAGGTCCTCGCCATCACCGACGCCTTCCTGCTGGCGTCCGCCCCCAACGACCGCCAGGTCAAGGCCATCTCGGACGAGATCGAGGAGCGGCTGCTCAAGGAGCGCGGCGCCAAGCCCGTCCGCCGCGAGGGCGAGCGCGAGGGCCGCTGGATCCTGCTCGACTACATCGACATCGTCGTCCATGTGCAGCACTCCGAGGAGCGCTCCTTCTACGCCCTTGAGCGGCTCTGGAAGGACTGCCCGGAGCTGAAGCTGCCCGAGGACGCGGTGGCGACCCGCAACCGCCCCGAGGCCCGTACCGACGCCGCCGGCAATGCCGTCGAGGCCACCGAGGCCACCGAAGCCGGGAATGCCGCGAAGGCCGTGGAGGTCGCCGACGGGAGCCTCAGCTGA